GCATCATGACTGCTGGCCGAATTTCTGAGATAACCGAGCCCTTAAAACTTGATGTTCGAAACAAAAAACTTATCGTCAACCGCGTACCAGACCCTGAACCGGAACTGCTCATTGCTAAAATCAATGAGACCGTTGAACACTCCGGCCTGCAGTTGGGCGGCCTTCTTCATGCCAGCCCTGAATTGGTTGAGCAGGAGCTGAGCGGCGGATCATACCTTGAACTGAGCAGTGATATACCGGCAATCAAAGAGGCCTATAAAATATTTGATTCTCTATTCTAATAGCGGATAGCGGAATTTGGCCCGCAGCCATACTCTTATCAACAGCAATTTAGAGTTTCTCTGAATTCCCCAACAGGCTCATAATAAAAAAGAAACCCCGAGCAATGCGTTGCATGTCTCGGGGTTTCTTCTAAATCTCAATTCCGAAATCAAAACTAGCGCTTGATATTAATGAGGTCATTTAGCATATCATCAGTTGTGGTGATAATTTTTGAGTTAGCCTGAAAACCACGCTGCACAGTTATCAATTTAACAAATTCGGTTCCCAAATCTACATTGGACTGTTCCAAAGCATTCGGCGCTATCGACCCTAAACCGTTTGATCCCGGGGCGCCTGTCACCGGCGCACCTGATTGGGTCGTTTCAGAGAAGATATTGCCACCCTCTTTCCGCAGTCCTGCCAGATTACTGAAATTGGCCAGAGCCACCTGGGCCTTTTTCAAGACCTGCCCGTTTGAGTAATGCCCGGTAATAACCCCTTCCACATCCACGGAAACTGACTGCAAAAAGCCAGAAGAAAAGCCGTCTTGATCCTGAAAAACAGTCGTTGAGCTATTGGCGTACTGAGTTGAAGAAAGTGCCTCAGGCTCAAAATTGATGGTCACCACATCTCCGGACTGACTGCCATCCTCGCTGCTTATATCGGCGGCAATAAATTCAAAGGAACCCATGCTTGCAGAGGCAGGTGTTGCACCAGCAACATCTGTCACGGTGGTCCATGCCCCGAAAATATCATGCTGAAAATCCACTTCCGTTGCTGGAGCAATTAATGCTGCAACTTGAGCTGCGGTATAGCCATAGGTTATATCAACAGCGCTTATTCCAAGTTGACTTACAGACGAAACTGTATCAGCTGTTCGCTCAGTCAATACAAGACGACCGGCATTATCAATTGAGGCCTCACAATCAAAATCACTTTCAAGTTGGTCTAACATACCCTGCACTGTTTTTGGCGGTGCCGCACCTGTATCGATAACATAGGTGCTTGTTATAGAAGAGCCATCTGTCTTTGTACCGGAAAAGACAATACTGTCGCCATCGTTTACTCCCCTGGGAAGACCACTATTTACGGCTGACGCACTGTTATCATCATAGACACTGTCCCACTGGGTTGTTGCGGAAATAACTGTTGAGTCACCAGTATTTGTACTAAAGGCCCGCCCTGGCGAATACACCATTCGTTTCGAAGTAGTTATGTTAATTTGCCCTTCAACAGTATCAGCCTTTACCAAAGTAGTTGCGGCGGCATTATCGATAAGGCCCCAGGGGTTTGCTGTGCTGGCCCCAACAGCATTATCATACGCTACCGTGACCTCAAGCACTGTCGATTGAGTTACATCAATCACCCGGATATTTCCCGTAGAGTCCAGCACAGCCTTAACGGTAGAACTTGCCACGGGAGGTGAGCCTGCTGTCCCATCAGCATAAAGATCCGACAAAAATGTTAACAGGTCACTAATCGTATCACCCACGCCTACAGTAAAGGTCCGCGTTGGATCTGCCACATTTGCAGCAAAAGCTGCCGACCCATCCACAGGCCTTCCTGAAAAGGCAAACGTGTCACCCACACCAATTAACTCTGTATCTGTCCCCCGCAACCCAATCAGAGCTGTAGAGGAATCGGTCACTACCGTCGTTCCATTACTGGTAATTCCAGTGCCTGTTTTAGAATAGGTATTTACATTTGTCTGATATGCACCTCCCCAGGGCGTTGCATTATTGCCTGATATTGTCTCAAAACGAGTGATATACAGACTTGAATCACCAGAGGTATTATCACTGAGCTTCAGACGACCAGCTGAGTCAATCGAGGCAGAAACACCAAACGTATTTTCAATCTGGGTCAGCATGTCACCAATGTTTTTGGTTATGTTGACAGTATAGGTGAGGCGATTCGCCACATCGGAACCATTATCGTAGCCTTCAAAGACAAACATATCCCCTTGAACAATCGTGTTACCGTTCGAGTCCGCTACATTACCCCAGGTAGTTGCTGAGGTTACAGCTGAAGACACAGACCCACCGGCAGCCAGAACGCGGGCCCCGGAATCACTTACTAATATCTGGCGTTCAGTCGTGCTGAGACCCTCATAGCGCCCACCAAAATTTATTTCAACCTGCTGATTTGTTGTATCACCGGTGAAGTTGCTTGGAAATTTATAATACGAATCCCCAGCCTCAAGTAAAAGACGATTATCATTTTTGGCCGGATCAACAAAGCCATCTGGCGGAACAGTGAAGGCATCAACCTGAGTCAGGTTTCCAGAGGTATCAAACTTAATTGTGCCGTAGAGAAGGGCTCCTGCCCCTTTATGATTTTCGTAATTATACCGAGTATCAGGATTATAAATAACTTGTTCAGCAGCGCTTAATATCCGTAAATCTTCACTGGGGTCACAGGTTATAAGATACTCCCACTCATTATCATTGACTGTACGATCATAAAATATCGAAATATCATGACTGGCACCCTTTGAGTCGTAAATCTTGATGGCAGTAGTATAATCATATTTGGTCGAATCAATCGGATCAGAGGGATTAACCGCCGCCGCATTTGTCCCGTTCCAGTTTGCAAACAGTCGATCTTCGCTTGTCTCGTTGCTCTCCCTTGAGTCTAGGTTCGCTATAACTTCAATAGTCTGAGTAGCAACAGGTGGGGTATTGGTGCCAATGCCAATATCGCCAATTGTTCCTTCGCGCTCACCGGTTTCAGTAGAAACCTGCCAGCCCTGCACAAAATTACCGACTGGAGTGATTAAAAACCCTTCCTTATTAAAGCGAAATTCACCCGCCCTCGAATACTGGTCTGCCTCAGTGCTGTCAGCCGCACGCAGCATAAAAAATCCCTGACCGCCAATAGCCAGATCGGTTGCCGTTGATGAACTCTCAAAGGAACCCTGGGCAAAAAGCCCGTCAATGGCGCTTAACGTTACACCGCGACCAACCTGGGCCGAACCAGCGGCTGTCGATACCGACTGCGACAAAACATCCTGAAATGTTGAGCGGCTTGACTTGAAGGCTACTGTATTGACGTTGGCAACGTTATCGCCCAACACTGTCATTGCCTCTCCCATAGTGCTTAGCCCGCTGATACTTGCATACAAGGAACTTGAAACTCCCATTGCCTACCTCCTGTTTTCCCTATAAAATAAATTCACGTTAGTATCTGTTTTTAGTGCTTCAAGGATTTCGCTTAACAATAAGCAAAGTCCTCATTACTTAACTTTAATAATGTCTGAAACTCCGGCCTCGATGGAGTCATCCAAAATCATGCTGACGATGCCACCTTCAAAATTTATTCCCGTAACTTTCCCCGTCGTGCGGTAGTCAACATCAACAATCTCACCGGTTGATTTCATTGCCTTCACCTTGTACGTGTATGGACCGTCTTTTACCTGATTGCCGGCCAAATCAAGACCATCCCATTCAATTTCATAGGTCCCAGGGCCCTGACGACCTTGAGTATCCTGCCAAACGATATGATCCCCGACATCATAAATCTCAACTACTACGCTTTCGGCATTATCGATTAGAACAAACTCTGTCGGGTTAGCCTTTCCATCTACCACACCAATCGAATTACCGGAGATCTGTACTTCGCTATCAAGCAGAGTTAGGAGTTGCAAATTATTCTGTGAGGTCTGGTATTCGAGGAGTTTTTCCATATTCTCGCTCATCTGCATCGTTGCTTCCATGTTACTGAACTCTGCAAGCTGTGAGGCCATCTCGTAACTGTCCATGGGCTTCATAGGATCTTGATACTGCAACTGGGTTATGAACAGCGTCATAAAGTCACTCTTCTGAAGATCCTTTTGCCCTACAGCATCTTTAGGCTGCACTAAGGCTGACTGTGTAACACCTGTAATTGACATCTCATATCTCCCTAAGATTTAACCCCGATGAACGGGATAAGTGCCTTTCGCAGAGTATTTTCTTGTAAAAAAAAACAAGAAAATACTCTGTAAGGCACTAAACGAAAAGGCTGATTGTGCCGCCCTGGTTCATCTGGACGTACCGTTCTCCGACCGTGCCCATAGTCTCATTTGGCAGACCACCGTCTTTTTCATGTCCGGTTTGGGCCACCAATCTCTCCCAAGCCTCTTCAAATCGCTGCCTGGCATCATCGGAGTTATTCTGCTGATCAACAGACACAAAACAGTCTTGCAAAGAAAATCCCTGCCTATTGAGGTTATCTTTAAAATCCTGCATGGTACTTTCAAGCGCTTCCTTGACTCGGGAGTTCTGCATTACAAAGGAGACTGATATGTGACTCTCCCTGATCTGCATGTCGACCTTGACCTCGCCTAGCTCTTTTGGATACATCGTTAAGGTGAGTTGATGCAGATTATTGCGCAACCCCCGCATCACGCCTTGAGAAATCTGATCCATAGCAAACTGTTGCATTTCAGGAGCAAGCCTTACACGTGTCAGTGGTACACGCGGTTCAGTCAAGGTTGTCTGCTGCTCTGGAACCGGCTGCGCTTCCTGGGTGCCTAAATGCGAGATGAAGCTCTTCGATTGATTGCCGTCCGTATTCTGCAAACTGCTCGGCAAAAGTTCTTCTTCAACCGCCTGGTCAGATGAACTCGGCGTAAAATCCGACAGATTCATCTGCGACTTCTCTGCGCCCTCGATAACAACTTTTTTACCAGAGTTTAACCAATCACTGGCAAGCCCCTCTTCGATGGTTCGGGTCTCCGTGACTTTTTCAATTTTAACCTTAGCAAGATCAACCATCTTCTGGAGTTCCCGGTAGACAGTAGACATCGATTCCTGGACCACCGGTGTCCAACCAACATCCTTACCCTCAAAACCGGCCTGGGAAAGCATCCCCTTAAGCTCGTCAAGAAAGCCCGGCACGTTCGCTTTTGCTTTAGCGGTGTCTGCGTCTGCTATGGCCTGTTCCAAGAGATTTTTAAGTCTCTCAACAGACAACTGCACGTCTGCATCTGCAGTAGCCAGACCAAGTGCCTCTAAACTCTTTCTCAGCAGAGCATTAGCCTCTGGAAAAAGATCATGCAGGCTTTCTTCCGTCATACCGGCCTGAGAGAGCATGCTTTGTAACTGTTCAAGTTCCCAACTGGAGAGGGTTACCCCTTGCTTGTTCTCACCAGCCAGCTGTTCTACGCCCTTCAGATAAGCAATCAAATCCAATTCACTCAAGCCATTGACCGCCTTATCTGATAAAGCAGATACCTGTTCAGCAGATATTCCCATTTTTGCGAGCAGGGTCTCCAGGAATGCAACATTCGTTTCCGGTACGGTGACCTGGAGATCAGTATTCAACATTGAAAAGTGTTTTTCCAAGGCCGCAAAAAGATCAGTCAGTCCGAGGCTTCCCTGCTCTGCCATCTGTTTTTTCAAGAGAGCGAGTTCAGCATCATCCATACCGGCAAAGGCTGCTAATTTGTCCAGCATATCCGAACCTTCAAGGGTCCACTCACCGGCCTTGCTATTAGTATCATCAGCAAGCATTTTTTGAAGTTCAGCCATTAAACCCTGAAGATATGTTGCTTCTGTCTCTTCAGGTTGCACGGATTCGGCTTTCGCTGGTTCAGGTGCCCGTGTCGTTTTCTGGGGGGCAGTTTTTTCCTGGACCCCGAGCATAGCCCTTTTTTCTCTTTGCTCAGTGCGGATTTTCTTATCCATATAATTGGAGAATGAAGCTTCTCGATCCGGCTCTATCTGGCCCTTTTGCTCAGGTGCTTGTGCAGGCGACAGAGACTTTGATATGGGGGGCATCATTATGTTGGCCACTTCACGGTCCTCTCTTGCTTTTTGTTACGAGTCCATTATCTTTTAGTTACTCTGCGTCCATCGTATAGGAAGCACTGTTTCGCATTTCACAACGGCATATTCCATTTCTGCTGATCTCTTTAGCAATGGGTATGCCAACACGATTGGCAAACCTTTCCCTGCCAACAGTTTGCTCCGCCACAACACTGAAAACCCCTCTGAATCAAGGCCCTTCAAGCGCTACCCGAAGCACGACAAATGCTTGTCAAATTATTTCATTCGGTATTTTATTGACCATCACCGGCCATAAGCTGGAATAATGTTCCGTGATACAAAGGGAGAAAAAATCTTGAAAGAAAACCAATAGGAAAGAATTGCCACTTGCGTTATACGGAAAGGAAAGAGATCACTACTGAGAAACGTTTTGCTCCATCATGCCAAGACGTTTCGAGATAGTAACTGCTTGTTGGGGGGGGAACTTAGGAATAATCTTAATGACTTGCTCAAACTTCATTGCCCGCATTATCTTGACAATTTCGTCTTCTTCCATTTTTTCAAAAAGTGCCACTACTTTTGAAGCGCTCAAAGCGCTATAGATCTTTACCAACTTCTTGAACTCTTCAGATTGCATGGTTTTAAACTCATCCACATACCCTTCAACCTCTTTTTGTAAGGCAAGCAGTTTAACAAGTTTTTCATCCACTTCTTTTTGGACATCGGCTAAAACCTGCTCTTTTTCCTGTAACTCTTTTTCCTTTACAGCAAGCGCCTCTTCCCTATCTTTAAGGGCAATTGCTTTTTCAACATCGGCAGAAGTGATCCTGATCGGTTTCTGCTCTGCCGCACTGGCAACTCCGAGTACAATACAAAGAACAACTCCGCACAGACTCAGTATTTTCAGTATTTTTTTCGTCATAATTACACCAGTTCTGTTCTGCCAAAACGCATCACAGCCATTTCATCACTCTCTATCTGGGCCTTGCGCTGCAACTCTTTCGTATAGGCCAGAAAGTCTTTTTCTTTAAGCCGTTCAACAACCTTTCGTTCCCTTAGTTTTTGGGCCAACTCTTTACGAATATCGGTAACAGCAGCTTTTTGGGCCTCTATGGCATTTTCCTGAAAAGAGATCTGCCTGTTTCTGTTATGGATTGCTTCCACGTAAAAGCTAAACATTGCCACGCTCATAGCCTGCTTCTTTTTTTCTTCCAGTGTTTCAAAAAGACCTAAGCGCTGTGCTTTCAGGTCAACAAGGTGTTGTTTATGGTTCTCCAACACGAAAAGCTCATGGGCCAGCCTATTCTGGCACTGTTCTTCAATATTACGACGCACAGTAAGCAAGGTTTCGAGTTTATAGTGATAGGCCATTACATGGGGTCGCTGATTTTATTTTAGTCATACGTTAATCAACATCAGTGAATCAACGAGCTTAAACCGGCACCGCTATCGGCCAGAGAAACTTTTTCGTCAACATCCTGTTTCAAATACATATTGAGACCGTCAATCATCTTAATTGCATGATCAATTTTCGGATTACTACCAGAGGCATAGGCCCCGATATTAATCAAATCTTCAGAACGTTTATAGACCGCAAGGGTCTCTAAAAATCGATGTACCCGCATTACATGATCTTTTGGCATAACGTCACTCATGCAGCGGCTGATACTGTCAAGAATCTCAATAGCCGGATAATGACCACGACTGGCCAAATCACGACTCAAAACGATATGTCCATCAACTATTGACCTTACAGCGTCGGCAATGGGCTCATTCATATCATCCCCCTCAACAAGCACCGTATAAATGCCGGTGATGCTGCCCTTTCCCGAACAGGTTCCGGCCCGCTCAAGCAATTTAGGAAGTTGAGAGAAAACCGAAGGGGTATAGCCCCTTGAAGTAGGAGGCTCCCCGATGGCAAGACCTACTTCTCTGCTGGACATAGCAAAGCGGGTCACCGAGTCCATCATCATCACGACATCACGACCTAAGTCCCGGAAATATTCCGCTACAGAAGTCGCCATATAGGCTCCGCGCATTCGAACCAGGGGGGGCTGGTCTGAGGTTGCAACAATAACAACAGAACGGGCAAGTCCCTCCGGCCCCAGATCTCTTTCTATAAAATCTTTTAACTCACGCCCACGCTCGCCGATCAAGGCAATTACGCTGATATCTGCGGCTGTGTGCTTGGCAATCATGCCAAGCAAAGTACTCTTTCCAACCCCAGAGCCCGCCAGGATGCCAATTCGCTGCCCCTTTCCCAGGGTCAGCAAACCGTTAATCGCCCGAACGCCGACATCAACGGGTTCCAGTATTCTATCCCGGGACATTGGATTTAATGGTTCGGCATAGAGCGGATAAATACTCTCTGTCGGAATAGGCCCTTTACCATCAACCGGATTACCAAACCCGTCAATCACTCGTCCCAGCATTGCCTCGGAGACCGGAACCGAAGCCTGTCCAGCCACTTGCTTGATGGTGCTTCCAGGCTCTATGCCCCGCATCTCGCCCAGAGGCATTAACAGGACTTTTCCCTCACGAAAGCCAACCACTTCGGCAGGAACCGTGCTCCGGCCACGGAAAGTACCGATTTCGCACATACTGCCAACAGGAATTCCGGGGCCATTGCTCTCAACCACCATACCAATAACCTGACTGACACTGCCACGAATTGAAACAAGATCGAGACTCTCAACAGCCTTTAGGCAATTTTTAAATTTCATTGAGCATCAGCGGGCAGAGGTTCAGAATCACGAATAGCCTTCTCTGCAGATTCCGCATCACGAGCATCCCTATCGGCTAAAGCCTTAACAAAAATGACATCCAGGGCTTTATAGATTTTGTCCCGCCTGGTCTCAAGCGTAGCATCTATCTCACCAAAACCTGTTTCTAAAAAACAACCGCCCCTTGAAATTGCCGGGTCTTCAGTCAGCTCAACCTGTGAGACCCTGTCAAGCAGTTGCGGCCTCTCAAGCGTCGCCTGCTGAATCACTGTCAAATCATCCTTATGGAGATTGATCTTCACCTTCGAGTTCTGGACAACGTAAGACATTGCTGTCTTCAGACAGGTCTCAATAACTAAAGGGTTAACTGTCACTTCATGAAACAAAACCCTCTCCACCATGAGTTTAACTAATGACAGAATATCCAGCTCGTAGTGCTCATGAAGCCGCTCCCGGTCTTTGTTAAAATCAGCCACAAGTTTATCGAACTGCGCACTGGCCTCCTGCTGTTTTTTTTGTTCCACAGCAAGAGCCTCCGCTTTTCCAGCCTTAAATCCTTTGTCGTAAGCCTCTTTTTCGATCGTGGCAACTTGGGCCTTGGCCGTTTCCAACATCTCACGAGTCAGACGTTCAACTCGCTCCCGTTCTTCCTTCAAACGATCAACAGTCTCAATATATTCAGTGTCTGATGACTGCCACAATGAGTCCAAAGAGCGAAAACTATCATCGTTTGGATCTCCGGATCCGGGTTTAGTCCGAAAAATCTCACTTTTGCGCAGAACATTCCTGTCCAGTTTGTAAATCTTAGACAAACTCATCATCACCACCGCTGGTCAACTGAACTTTACCTTCCTGCTCCAGACGCTTAGCAATTTTAAGAATTGCCTGCTGGGCCGCTTCAACATCTTTAAGCCGAGTTGGCCCCATAATTTCCATATCTTCTCTGAGCATTTCAACCGCACGCTGAGACATGTTCTTGAATATCTTTTCTTGAATCCCTTCAGAACCAGTTTTAAGGGCAAGTTTAAGGTCGTCAGTACTTACCTCTTTCAAGATAGCCATAACGCCACGATCATCAACATCAATAAGATCTTCAAAGACAAACATGAGCCGCCTGATTTCGTCGGCAAGTTCCTCTCGCTGTTCTTCAATTCCTTCAAGAATAGAGGCTTCAAGAGCACGATCTGCATTATTTAATATTTCAGCAACTGCCTCAACACCACCTAAGCGCTGACCCTCCATACCCTCAACTGAGAGTAGTTCTTCCTGAAGCACCCGGTCAATATCAACAAGAATCTCAGGACTGACCTTGTCCAACTCGCTCATCCGCATGATAACTTCTATGCGCTGATCTTCCTTAAGTTCTCCAAGTATGTGTGCTGCCTGCGTGTGTTCAAGGACTGCCAGAAGCAAAGCGATGGTTTGCGGGTGTTCGTTTCTCAGGAAGTTCACCAGAACAGGTGGTTCAAGCTTGCGTGCTTTTTGAAAAAGGGTAAGCCGCCAATCAGATCGAATATCATCAAGAATTTCAGTGGCCTTGTCAGACATCAGTGCCTTCTTCAAGGCCGACTCAAGCATATCATCACCGGAAAGGAAGATATCATCCCCGCCGGCATCTCCCCTAAACTCCTTCAGAAGACCAGCAATATCCTCTTTATCAACATGGTCGATTTTGGCCATCTGTCGACCAACAATCTTAATGTCATCCTCTTCAAGACGCTGAAATACCTGTGCCGCGAAATCATCGCCCAAGGTCAGCAGAAAGATAGCTGCCTTTTCCGGACCGGTAAGATCTGATTCCTGCTCTTTCTTTGCCATAATATGTGTTTACCCTTAATGACTATTCAGCCAGATATTTAAGACTACCAAAAACAATCAGACTACAACGAACATTACCTCTTATCTTCTCTAAGCCATCGTTTAACAAGATCTGCTGCACGATCCGGATCACTTTGGGCGAGTTTATATATCCTCTCTTTATCTGACATCCCTAATGGCTTGAGGGCCAACTCTTCTTCCGACAGATGAGTTTCCTCTGCATCAACTTTCGCTAGCATGGCTCTTCTTTGTTCCTCAAGCTGTTTGCTGGAGAGTAGTCGAAAAAAGGGCCTGACAACAAAGAATATAAAACACACAGAAATTAAGAGGTAGATAATTGGTTGCGCCATTCTATCTAACACCTCCTGATATTTTGCCATAACATCTTCTTGGGGTTCAGAGGCAATTGACGCCGCAAAACTCAAACCAACAACTTCAAGCTTATCACCTCGCTCGCTGTCAAAACCAACCGCATTTTGGGCCATGGAGGCAAAACTTTTCAACTCTTCGTCTGACCGTGCTCTATATTTTATTTGAGCATTGCCATCTTTGTCAACTTCCTTATCATAGGTACCATCGACCATCACGGCAACAGATAAACGTTTTATCGCCCCAGACCGGGTCTTGACATGTTTGATCGTCTTGCTTATCTCATAGTTCCTGGTCACATTATTACGGGTATTAGAATTTCCGCCAGCTGCCCCATCCTGCCCTTCGTTGAAGGTCGCCAGATTCCCTTTAACCCCTGGGATACCGGACGGCTCCTGACCGGCTTCCAGGTTTTCTTCATTAAGCAACTGCTCACTGCGAACAACCTGGGCCTCCGGATCAAATAACTCTTCAGTTGTATCAACCTGGTCAGTATCAAGTTCTACCGACACTCGGGCTATCGCCTTGCCAACACCGACGATCTCTTCAAACATCGTTTCCAGCTTATTACGCATATCACGCTCAATATTAAGCTGGTGCTCAAGTTGCGTTGCCGACAACATTGAGGGATCATCTCCTCGTTTTCGAAACAACAACCTTCCGGCCGTATCAACAACAGTAATATTTTCTTCCGTTAACCCTGGCACAGCACTGCCGACCAGGTTAACAATGGCCTGAACCTGCTTTTGAGATAATTGATTACTGCCCCGCATTTTCAGACTGACAGAGGCTGAGGGTGGACGCTGATCCTCAATAAAAACCGAATCTTTAGGCTTAGCAATGTGCACTCGTGCTTCCTGAATCTGCTGAAACTGCCGTATGGTTCTGGCAAGTTCTCCCTGCAAAGCACGCTGGTAATTTAATTTCTGGACAAAATCAGTAGTTCCCAGGCTGTTACGGTCAAAAATCTCAAAGCCAACACCACCGCCACGCGGTAACCCTTCCCCGGCAAGACTTAGCCTGGTGTCCAGCACCTTATCCGCCGGCACCTTGATTGCAGAACCATTCATGTCAAGCTGGTAGGGAATGCGCAACTCTTTTAGTTTAGCAACAACTTCAGAGGCATCATCTTCACTTAACGATGAGTACATAACAGCATAACTGGTCGAACTCTCTTTGGTACTGAGCATGATAATCCCAGTCAGGACAACAGCAAAAACTAACCCGCCAACCATCTTTTGAATGGGCGTCAAATCTTTGACAACAGAAAGAACCTGATCTACCATTTCCTTTGCACTGGCCATTACTTTTCCTCTTTAGGTATCGGATAGCTGATCTCTGCTTTAGCAGATAGGTATGGATACAAAGTTTCCATCGCCAGAAACCTATAACTGAATACGCATAACTTCTTTATAGGCATCAAGCACTTTTGCCTGAACCTTACTTAACATCTTAAAGGAAATACTCGATTTCTCCATGGCTATCATCGTTTCATGAATATTCGAGTGCTGCCCTGCTACCAGACCCGTGCTCATTGCGGCCGACTCTTTCATCGTACCGTCCACCGACTCGATAGACCGCTTGAGCAGATCCCCGAAACCAGTTGGGTCAGATTTTGCGGTTTGCTGAACTCCGCCAACAGGCGAACCAGCGCTGATGCCTCCAGTTACAGGCTTTAATCCTATAGTGTTCATGATGAATCCTCTTCTGAAATTATCGATCTA
This window of the Desulfobulbaceae bacterium genome carries:
- a CDS encoding flagellar hook-basal body complex protein, translated to MGVSSSLYASISGLSTMGEAMTVLGDNVANVNTVAFKSSRSTFQDVLSQSVSTAAGSAQVGRGVTLSAIDGLFAQGSFESSSTATDLAIGGQGFFMLRAADSTEADQYSRAGEFRFNKEGFLITPVGNFVQGWQVSTETGEREGTIGDIGIGTNTPPVATQTIEVIANLDSRESNETSEDRLFANWNGTNAAAVNPSDPIDSTKYDYTTAIKIYDSKGASHDISIFYDRTVNDNEWEYLITCDPSEDLRILSAAEQVIYNPDTRYNYENHKGAGALLYGTIKFDTSGNLTQVDAFTVPPDGFVDPAKNDNRLLLEAGDSYYKFPSNFTGDTTNQQVEINFGGRYEGLSTTERQILVSDSGARVLAAGGSVSSAVTSATTWGNVADSNGNTIVQGDMFVFEGYDNGSDVANRLTYTVNITKNIGDMLTQIENTFGVSASIDSAGRLKLSDNTSGDSSLYITRFETISGNNATPWGGAYQTNVNTYSKTGTGITSNGTTVVTDSSTALIGLRGTDTELIGVGDTFAFSGRPVDGSAAFAANVADPTRTFTVGVGDTISDLLTFLSDLYADGTAGSPPVASSTVKAVLDSTGNIRVIDVTQSTVLEVTVAYDNAVGASTANPWGLIDNAAATTLVKADTVEGQINITTSKRMVYSPGRAFSTNTGDSTVISATTQWDSVYDDNSASAVNSGLPRGVNDGDSIVFSGTKTDGSSITSTYVIDTGAAPPKTVQGMLDQLESDFDCEASIDNAGRLVLTERTADTVSSVSQLGISAVDITYGYTAAQVAALIAPATEVDFQHDIFGAWTTVTDVAGATPASASMGSFEFIAADISSEDGSQSGDVVTINFEPEALSSTQYANSSTTVFQDQDGFSSGFLQSVSVDVEGVITGHYSNGQVLKKAQVALANFSNLAGLRKEGGNIFSETTQSGAPVTGAPGSNGLGSIAPNALEQSNVDLGTEFVKLITVQRGFQANSKIITTTDDMLNDLINIKR
- a CDS encoding flagellar hook assembly protein FlgD, whose protein sequence is MSITGVTQSALVQPKDAVGQKDLQKSDFMTLFITQLQYQDPMKPMDSYEMASQLAEFSNMEATMQMSENMEKLLEYQTSQNNLQLLTLLDSEVQISGNSIGVVDGKANPTEFVLIDNAESVVVEIYDVGDHIVWQDTQGRQGPGTYEIEWDGLDLAGNQVKDGPYTYKVKAMKSTGEIVDVDYRTTGKVTGINFEGGIVSMILDDSIEAGVSDIIKVK
- a CDS encoding flagellar hook-length control protein FliK, whose amino-acid sequence is MANIMMPPISKSLSPAQAPEQKGQIEPDREASFSNYMDKKIRTEQREKRAMLGVQEKTAPQKTTRAPEPAKAESVQPEETEATYLQGLMAELQKMLADDTNSKAGEWTLEGSDMLDKLAAFAGMDDAELALLKKQMAEQGSLGLTDLFAALEKHFSMLNTDLQVTVPETNVAFLETLLAKMGISAEQVSALSDKAVNGLSELDLIAYLKGVEQLAGENKQGVTLSSWELEQLQSMLSQAGMTEESLHDLFPEANALLRKSLEALGLATADADVQLSVERLKNLLEQAIADADTAKAKANVPGFLDELKGMLSQAGFEGKDVGWTPVVQESMSTVYRELQKMVDLAKVKIEKVTETRTIEEGLASDWLNSGKKVVIEGAEKSQMNLSDFTPSSSDQAVEEELLPSSLQNTDGNQSKSFISHLGTQEAQPVPEQQTTLTEPRVPLTRVRLAPEMQQFAMDQISQGVMRGLRNNLHQLTLTMYPKELGEVKVDMQIRESHISVSFVMQNSRVKEALESTMQDFKDNLNRQGFSLQDCFVSVDQQNNSDDARQRFEEAWERLVAQTGHEKDGGLPNETMGTVGERYVQMNQGGTISLFV
- the fliJ gene encoding flagellar export protein FliJ, producing the protein MAYHYKLETLLTVRRNIEEQCQNRLAHELFVLENHKQHLVDLKAQRLGLFETLEEKKKQAMSVAMFSFYVEAIHNRNRQISFQENAIEAQKAAVTDIRKELAQKLRERKVVERLKEKDFLAYTKELQRKAQIESDEMAVMRFGRTELV
- a CDS encoding FliI/YscN family ATPase yields the protein MKFKNCLKAVESLDLVSIRGSVSQVIGMVVESNGPGIPVGSMCEIGTFRGRSTVPAEVVGFREGKVLLMPLGEMRGIEPGSTIKQVAGQASVPVSEAMLGRVIDGFGNPVDGKGPIPTESIYPLYAEPLNPMSRDRILEPVDVGVRAINGLLTLGKGQRIGILAGSGVGKSTLLGMIAKHTAADISVIALIGERGRELKDFIERDLGPEGLARSVVIVATSDQPPLVRMRGAYMATSVAEYFRDLGRDVVMMMDSVTRFAMSSREVGLAIGEPPTSRGYTPSVFSQLPKLLERAGTCSGKGSITGIYTVLVEGDDMNEPIADAVRSIVDGHIVLSRDLASRGHYPAIEILDSISRCMSDVMPKDHVMRVHRFLETLAVYKRSEDLINIGAYASGSNPKIDHAIKMIDGLNMYLKQDVDEKVSLADSGAGLSSLIH
- the fliG gene encoding flagellar motor switch protein FliG is translated as MAKKEQESDLTGPEKAAIFLLTLGDDFAAQVFQRLEEDDIKIVGRQMAKIDHVDKEDIAGLLKEFRGDAGGDDIFLSGDDMLESALKKALMSDKATEILDDIRSDWRLTLFQKARKLEPPVLVNFLRNEHPQTIALLLAVLEHTQAAHILGELKEDQRIEVIMRMSELDKVSPEILVDIDRVLQEELLSVEGMEGQRLGGVEAVAEILNNADRALEASILEGIEEQREELADEIRRLMFVFEDLIDVDDRGVMAILKEVSTDDLKLALKTGSEGIQEKIFKNMSQRAVEMLREDMEIMGPTRLKDVEAAQQAILKIAKRLEQEGKVQLTSGGDDEFV